The Pseudomonadota bacterium genome includes a region encoding these proteins:
- a CDS encoding carboxymuconolactone decarboxylase family protein: MDSSKRDRLPGTARRIAENNPAVWEAYNRLGKEVAEAGPLSRREMRLVKIALAMGIQSEGAVHSHARRGRAEGLSEEDLHHVAVLAIPTIGFPRAAAACSWLGDDAGESAGY, from the coding sequence ATGGATTCAAGCAAGAGAGATCGTTTGCCGGGCACGGCACGCCGCATCGCCGAGAACAATCCGGCGGTCTGGGAGGCCTACAACCGTCTGGGCAAGGAAGTCGCCGAAGCCGGACCATTGAGCCGGCGTGAAATGAGGCTGGTCAAGATCGCTCTGGCCATGGGCATTCAGTCCGAGGGCGCCGTGCATTCGCACGCCCGGCGCGGCCGCGCGGAGGGGCTGAGCGAGGAGGATCTCCATCATGTCGCCGTGCTCGCCATTCCGACCATCGGCTTTCCCCGTGCAGCCGCTGCATGTTCCTGGCTGGGTGATGATGCCGGCGAATCGGCCGGTTACTAA
- a CDS encoding nitrilase codes for MVDQTVIGYEPFFDVRLLAFPEFAHAVPIHTSPKRLLQTVAVELPNEHTDIYEKLARKHGCYIQTGTFLERDHDWPGVVFNTTLLIGPEGILSKYRKVNPWIPWEVHASPHDLPGYANDPFPVVETEIGRLGVAICYDWLFPETIRELAFRGAEVLMRVSAYMDPWGTQQPTDWWTLINRTRALENTAYVVAANQGAEMHHYPPFSWPGGSMVVDPDGRILAQAEPGTGEKVVVAPIDIDALRRERERRRGHDMRAHFRAEIHDYARHARLQPAGSGDINIDQLNRRIAESKKRLP; via the coding sequence ATCGTTGACCAGACCGTCATCGGTTACGAGCCCTTTTTCGACGTGCGCCTGTTGGCGTTTCCCGAGTTCGCCCACGCCGTGCCGATCCACACCAGTCCGAAGCGGCTTCTGCAGACCGTGGCCGTGGAGCTGCCCAATGAGCACACCGACATCTATGAGAAGCTGGCGCGAAAGCACGGCTGCTACATTCAGACCGGCACGTTCCTCGAGCGTGACCATGACTGGCCTGGCGTGGTATTCAACACCACGCTGCTGATCGGTCCCGAGGGCATCCTGTCGAAGTACCGCAAGGTCAATCCCTGGATTCCCTGGGAGGTTCACGCCAGCCCGCACGACCTGCCGGGCTACGCTAATGACCCGTTTCCGGTGGTCGAGACCGAGATCGGCCGGCTGGGCGTGGCCATCTGCTACGACTGGCTGTTTCCCGAAACCATCCGCGAGCTGGCCTTTCGCGGCGCCGAAGTGCTGATGCGTGTGTCGGCCTACATGGATCCCTGGGGCACCCAGCAGCCGACTGACTGGTGGACGCTGATCAACCGTACCCGGGCGCTGGAAAACACCGCCTACGTGGTGGCGGCCAACCAGGGAGCCGAGATGCACCACTATCCGCCGTTTTCCTGGCCGGGCGGTTCGATGGTGGTCGACCCCGATGGCCGCATCCTGGCCCAGGCCGAACCGGGGACCGGGGAGAAAGTGGTGGTCGCGCCGATCGATATTGACGCGCTGCGCCGCGAACGCGAGCGTCGACGCGGCCACGATATGCGCGCCCATTTCCGCGCCGAAATCCACGACTATGCCCGTCATGCAAGACTACAGCCTGCAGGCAGCGGCGACATCAACATCGACCAACTGAACCGGCGCATCGCCGAGTCGAAGAAGCGATTGCCCTGA
- a CDS encoding tetratricopeptide repeat protein, producing MKRMVSMVLLALVALTGCEREPLGPSAEQIERNNRGVALMGQYRNEEARQVFAQLGQERPGWLDVQVNEAIATLNRQQEGDEQRALAMVEAVLDKTPDHARARYIAALMHYYLGQTERALGHFEQVLDAVPGDAHVAYFTAQTLVQLGQEERALELYRRAIDLDPYLRSAYYGAALVLRKRGDPEQARSLLADYQRFEDNPRAHLAEFRYTRMGPLAEALAVDQSAGHTPQPLSDGPVFDTPELLVEWSGTGTTASLTAADINADGHPDLFLSDGTRTRVLLGHSEGFERAEDHPLSGIDGVTAAAWGDVDNDGNLDVYLCRRGANQLRTSAGNWALMAGSSDVGDSGDCQDVALFDADHDGDLDLFVVNANTPNELFSNNLDGSWRRLSHRAEVNLGGHGAGRQVLIGDLDRDRDADIVVLHDDGPHQVFVNDRLWRYRISGAFDRFAAGDHRAVTAADFDADGQLELVTVNHAGVLSLWRPDDQGDWQSRPLIESGLPVSDLPRLTAADFTGDGRPDILVHHGEGFELITVGAGASARIRVSEAVRLGALLPLLRDPATGPELLGLVAVDPAGLMRWPAGDGRGRFAALAPTGRSEQADGMRSNASGIGTGIAARVGSRWSLSDTYDRHSAPGQSLQPVAIGLGGDERIDFVRLSWTDGVMQTELALPAGEVHRIAETQRQLASCPVLFAYNGERFEFVSDLLGVAGIGFFHAPGEYSEPRPWEYFRFPEGSIAPREGRYAIKIGEPMEEVAYLDTARLHVHDLPPGWSLALDERMHTGGGPAPSGEPVFYRDETLRGPVRAVNERGEDVTSRLSQVDFEAAPPGERDRRFLGRLSGEHLLELEFGEPINPAGTRPVLIIDGWVEYPYSQTVFAAWQAGADYAAPSLEARADGRWQMVHEHFGYPAGMPREMSLPLDGLPEGTTALRLRTNLEIYFDRIAVVAAEAAPAEAASRVIEPGQARLERTGFARRETLDQRRPYYDYADRSPFWDTRAPTGYYTAFGPVNELVAAADEAFAVIGPGEEVHFEFPAPPAPPDGFRREIVLEVRGYAKDMDLYTRDGETVEPVPGDDHPRRQALHEAYLNRFRGGE from the coding sequence ATGAAGCGAATGGTATCCATGGTCTTGCTGGCGCTCGTCGCGCTGACTGGCTGTGAGCGAGAACCGTTAGGCCCGAGTGCCGAACAGATCGAGCGCAACAACCGCGGCGTGGCGCTGATGGGGCAGTACCGCAATGAGGAAGCGCGTCAGGTCTTCGCGCAGCTTGGTCAGGAGCGGCCAGGCTGGCTCGATGTTCAGGTCAACGAGGCGATCGCCACGCTGAATCGTCAGCAGGAGGGCGATGAACAGCGTGCGCTGGCGATGGTCGAGGCGGTGCTCGACAAGACGCCGGACCACGCCCGCGCTCGCTATATCGCCGCACTGATGCATTATTACCTCGGTCAGACCGAACGGGCGCTCGGGCATTTCGAGCAGGTGCTCGATGCTGTGCCGGGTGATGCCCATGTCGCCTACTTCACGGCTCAAACCCTGGTCCAGCTCGGTCAGGAAGAACGCGCACTTGAACTGTATCGGCGCGCCATCGATCTCGATCCCTACCTGCGCAGCGCCTATTATGGTGCCGCACTGGTGCTGCGCAAGCGTGGCGATCCCGAACAGGCGCGCTCGTTGCTGGCCGACTACCAGCGTTTCGAGGACAACCCGCGTGCTCACCTGGCCGAGTTTCGCTACACCCGCATGGGCCCGCTGGCCGAAGCGCTGGCGGTCGATCAGTCCGCCGGGCATACGCCACAACCGCTGTCCGACGGGCCCGTGTTCGATACACCGGAGCTGCTCGTCGAATGGTCCGGCACCGGAACGACCGCGTCCCTGACCGCCGCCGACATCAATGCTGATGGGCATCCCGATCTGTTCTTGTCAGACGGCACCCGTACCCGGGTGTTGCTCGGGCATTCCGAGGGATTCGAGCGGGCGGAGGATCATCCCCTGTCCGGCATCGACGGCGTGACCGCGGCGGCATGGGGCGACGTCGACAACGACGGCAATCTGGATGTTTACCTGTGCCGCCGCGGCGCCAACCAGCTGAGGACTTCCGCCGGCAACTGGGCGCTGATGGCCGGCAGCAGCGATGTCGGCGACTCCGGCGATTGCCAGGATGTGGCCCTGTTCGACGCCGACCACGACGGCGATCTCGATCTGTTCGTGGTCAACGCCAACACACCCAATGAGCTGTTCAGCAACAATCTTGACGGCAGCTGGCGCCGCCTGAGTCACCGGGCTGAGGTCAATCTGGGTGGTCATGGCGCAGGCCGCCAGGTGCTCATTGGCGATCTCGACCGGGACCGCGATGCCGATATCGTGGTGCTGCATGACGACGGTCCGCATCAGGTGTTCGTCAACGACCGGCTGTGGCGCTACCGGATCTCCGGCGCCTTCGATCGGTTTGCCGCGGGCGATCACCGCGCCGTGACTGCCGCTGATTTCGATGCCGACGGCCAGCTCGAGCTGGTGACCGTCAATCACGCCGGTGTGCTGAGCCTGTGGCGTCCGGATGATCAGGGCGATTGGCAATCCCGGCCCCTGATCGAGTCGGGCCTGCCCGTGTCGGACTTGCCCCGGCTGACGGCGGCCGATTTTACCGGCGACGGGCGACCCGATATCCTGGTCCATCACGGGGAAGGCTTCGAGCTGATCACGGTCGGCGCCGGGGCCAGCGCCCGCATCCGGGTGTCGGAAGCGGTCCGGCTGGGCGCGCTGCTGCCGCTGCTGCGCGATCCCGCGACCGGTCCCGAACTGCTGGGCCTGGTCGCGGTCGATCCTGCCGGGTTGATGCGCTGGCCGGCCGGCGATGGTCGCGGGCGCTTTGCCGCGCTGGCGCCGACCGGGCGTTCCGAGCAGGCCGACGGCATGCGCTCGAACGCCTCGGGCATCGGCACCGGCATCGCCGCCCGCGTCGGCAGCCGCTGGAGCCTGTCCGATACCTACGACCGGCACTCGGCGCCGGGCCAGAGCCTGCAGCCGGTGGCCATCGGGCTCGGCGGGGACGAGCGCATCGACTTCGTGCGCCTGTCGTGGACCGACGGAGTCATGCAGACCGAGCTGGCCCTGCCGGCCGGCGAGGTGCACCGCATCGCCGAAACCCAGCGCCAGCTCGCCAGCTGCCCGGTGCTGTTCGCCTACAACGGCGAGCGCTTCGAGTTCGTCTCCGACCTGCTCGGCGTGGCCGGCATCGGTTTTTTTCATGCCCCGGGCGAATACTCCGAGCCGCGGCCCTGGGAATATTTTCGCTTTCCAGAAGGGAGTATCGCGCCGCGCGAGGGCCGCTACGCGATCAAGATTGGCGAGCCGATGGAAGAGGTTGCTTATCTCGACACGGCCCGCCTGCATGTGCACGACCTGCCGCCGGGCTGGTCGCTGGCGCTCGACGAGCGCATGCACACCGGTGGTGGACCGGCGCCGAGCGGTGAGCCGGTCTTCTATCGCGACGAAACGCTGCGTGGGCCCGTTCGCGCCGTCAACGAGCGCGGCGAGGACGTCACCTCGCGCTTGAGTCAGGTCGACTTCGAGGCCGCCCCCCCGGGCGAACGCGACCGACGCTTTCTGGGCCGGCTGTCTGGCGAGCACCTGCTCGAACTGGAATTTGGCGAGCCGATCAATCCCGCCGGCACCCGACCGGTGCTGATCATCGACGGCTGGGTCGAATATCCTTACTCGCAGACGGTCTTTGCCGCCTGGCAGGCCGGCGCCGACTATGCGGCGCCAAGCCTGGAGGCGCGTGCCGACGGACGCTGGCAGATGGTCCATGAGCACTTCGGCTACCCGGCCGGCATGCCGCGCGAGATGTCGCTGCCGCTCGATGGCCTGCCAGAAGGCACCACGGCGCTGAGACTGCGCACCAACCTCGAGATCTACTTTGATCGGATCGCCGTGGTCGCGGCCGAGGCGGCGCCCGCGGAAGCCGCATCACGTGTGATCGAGCCGGGACAGGCTCGCCTGGAGCGGACCGGCTTTGCGCGGCGCGAAACGCTCGATCAGCGCCGCCCCTACTACGACTATGCCGACCGCAGCCCCTTCTGGGACACTCGTGCGCCAACCGGCTACTACACCGCCTTCGGGCCAGTCAATGAACTGGTAGCCGCCGCCGATGAGGCCTTTGCCGTGATTGGCCCCGGCGAGGAAGTCCATTTCGAGTTTCCGGCACCGCCGGCACCGCCGGACGGTTTCCGTCGAGAAATCGTGCTCGAGGTGCGCGGCTACGCCAAGGACATGGACCTCTACACCCGCGACGGCGAGACGGTCGAACCGGTTCCGGGCGATGATCATCCCCGTCGACAGGCGCTGCACGAGGCCTATCTGAACCGATTCCGGGGCGGCGAGTGA